One Paenibacillus sp. FSL W8-0186 genomic window carries:
- a CDS encoding winged helix-turn-helix transcriptional regulator produces MISVHRQVFATVPVTVEYSLTDKGEEFLRVYYTMHDWGERWKGYYITDVMIKECARSVVTMQAKFKRPKSYVISGLGPLKTFASCFC; encoded by the coding sequence ATGATCTCAGTCCATCGTCAAGTGTTTGCAACAGTACCCGTAACTGTCGAGTATTCCCTGACGGACAAGGGAGAGGAATTCCTTCGGGTGTACTATACTATGCATGATTGGGGAGAGAGGTGGAAGGGTTACTATATTACAGATGTGATGATAAAAGAATGTGCCAGATCAGTTGTTACCATGCAAGCAAAATTTAAACGGCCCAAGTCCTATGTAATATCGGGACTCGGGCCGTTAAAGACTTTTGCAAGTTGCTTTTGTTAA